CGTGGCTAAAGGCGAGAAACCGGATATACCTGAACACGGGATCCGCGTGGGCGATATAGTAGCGGTACAAGATCAGCCTAGCGGAAGCGCAAAGAAGACGGAGAAGAAAGAATTGGAAAAGAAGGGCGCTTCGGGTGTGGTCTTGAAGGTGCGCCGGGAAAATGTGGAGATTGTACTTGACAAGGAAGATGCGGATGTGCCGACGGGCGGCAAGTTGTGGATGTGAGTAATCATACCATGTGAGCTGGTCATCGATATCAGAAGACTGATATCGGCACTAGAGTCAAACTGGCCAACGATGTCACTTACAAAAGGTATTTCTTCTCTATTTCGATCTAGCCAGGCATGTCAGTGCTCATTTGTGATAGGATGAACCAGACGATGAGCAGACTTCAGAAGCTCGGAGATCAGGATTACACTCCCTTTATGCGCGTGCTTTTCGGACAAACATCGCCAACGCCTCTGCCATTAGATCTCAATGATCCCTCTAACCCTCTACATAATCTTGAATGGAACGATCCATCACTCAATGACAGCCAGCAAGAAGCTATCAGGTTTGCACTAGCTTCGAGGGAAGTCGCTTTGATTCATGGCCCGCCAGGCACAGGCAAGACACACACTCTCATAGAGCTCATCTTGCAGCTGCTGAAGCAAAAGCTTCGTCTGCTAGTATGTGGCCCATCAAACATATCAGTTGATAACATCGTCGAGCGGCTGGCCTCGCACAAGGTCCCTATGGTTCGCTTAGGGCACCCTGCAAGGCTGCTACCGTCAGTGCTGAACCACTCCCTTGACGTACTGACGCGAACGTCAGAGGCCGCTGCATTAGTTCAAGATGTTCGCAAAGAGATGGATGATAAACAGTCTTCCATTCGCAAGACTCGCAATGCAAAGGAGCGACGTCAGATCTATACCGAGCTAAAAGAGCTGAGGCAAGAGTTCAGAGAGCGAGAAAAGGGATGCGTGAACAACCTGGTCAGTGGGAGCAAGGTTGTCCTTGCTACTTTGCACGGTGCGGGAGGCTTCCATCTCAAAGGGCAGGAGTTCGACGTCGTCATCATAGACGAGGCCAGTCAAGCCCTAGAAGCGCAGTGCTGGGTACCCTTGCTGTGGGTCAAAGCGAGCAAACTGGTTCTGGCTGGAGATCACCTTCAGCTCCCGCCGACGATCAAGTCTTTGAACTCGAAGGAATCGAAAGCGGCAAAGAAAGATGCAAAGAAGAGCACGGACAAGACAGGCGATGCAGAGAAGCCTGCTATTA
The sequence above is a segment of the Pyrenophora tritici-repentis strain M4 chromosome 3, whole genome shotgun sequence genome. Coding sequences within it:
- a CDS encoding Superfamily I DNA and RNA helicase and helicase subunit, which codes for MSRLQKLGDQDYTPFMRVLFGQTSPTPLPLDLNDPSNPLHNLEWNDPSLNDSQQEAIRFALASREVALIHGPPGTGKTHTLIELILQLLKQKLRLLVCGPSNISVDNIVERLASHKVPMVRLGHPARLLPSVLNHSLDVLTRTSEAAALVQDVRKEMDDKQSSIRKTRNAKERRQIYTELKELRQEFREREKGCVNNLVSGSKVVLATLHGAGGFHLKGQEFDVVIIDEASQALEAQCWVPLLWVKASKLVLAGDHLQLPPTIKSLNSKESKAAKKDAKKSTDKTGDAEKPAINTTLETTLFDRLLALHGPSIKRMLTTQYRMHEKIMRFPSDELYDSKLIAAEFVKERLLKDLPYEVEDTEDTREPLVFWDTQGGDFPEKIEDEGVIGKGGKGMNLGDSKSNEAEAALVKMHVSNLISAGVKAEDIAVVTPYNAQLALLGGMLKEAYPGIELGSVDGFQGREKEAVIVSTVRSNSEHEVGFLGEKRRLNVAMTRPKRHLCVIGDSDTISKGTKFLKDWMQHLEDDADLRYPNLADVYVDQEKS
- a CDS encoding PDZ domain containing protein → MPKFTDIPSFAASQLTLLDAELQAELSETNVLLSSHTPTSLARAGLAILNLNVSSIRTGLGGKTVVELGLDSAVVAKGEKPDIPEHGIRVGDIVAVQDQPSGSAKKTEKKELEKKGASGVVLKVRRENVEIVLDKEDADVPTGGKLWIVKLANDVTYKRYFFSISI